The Neodiprion virginianus isolate iyNeoVirg1 chromosome 5, iyNeoVirg1.1, whole genome shotgun sequence genome contains a region encoding:
- the LOC124306364 gene encoding lysine-specific demethylase 6A isoform X2 — protein sequence MLKINADFEAALKHLTLALIDATTPASFSKLEIKFHIAHLYEVQGKYRLAKEHYEGLLKEKALPSHLQADICRQLGWMYHVVDCSILGVTRPQKQTIAIKCLQQSIEAEPKSGQSLYLLGRCLAASGKVHDAFIAYRNSVEKSEGNADTWCSIGVLYQQQNQPMDALQAYICAVQLDKSHSAAWTNLGILYESVSQPKDALACYVNASRGNNNTPSAAVPLTGIAGAKKGNGGGTPMNPSLQHRITFLQNHLSQAPMPSIATKRRQLPSIEEAWNLPISAEMSSRQQQQQQTQSGVGYKYNSAPPGPPPPYPQAQGQNINTKRFKPGEEPISPVAQQRAPPFYLSSQQLQMLHFLQQNHGSLTPQQQGLLAQLQHSYRAMQQHQQHCRLQQQQAAQRGLRPGQPGYPTLYAHAPPGQPGVVKNYGIPQQPQGGTVALQTGFSDSNIGYNAAATGNAQQSPGMPYKSASDPNYPQRQVPGSGQFNQYQSNQYAAQGYTQISSTTNSYPEGSAGNKDLGVTDQELQALLSQKDIATSLAEDLLKHFGSEDLDVKEDPNTITNHGTPGTLSSGPFSPSNIDEATSEKVKDIKVEKLDDSHPPASAMASSRPEGHLAKRYRKSSPTVETIKCEATSSTSKIEPHVRVEPVLKLESLCETQPENELSIDMDARSILDSSIGQGLKGVPNCSILSDKSSPPAPPDPPTQRLTREQLLPPTPSVYLENKKDAFGPQLQEFCLKHPIAVIRGLAAALKLDLGLFSTKTLVEANPDHGIEVRTQLQQTSDENWDPVMSRKVWGCISHRSHTTIAKYAQYQASSFQDSLKEEREKSQGVHTANLSDSDSKDSTGVVRRKKNVFGLMGKPGSKMLRFGTNVDLSDERKWRIQLHELMKLPAFARVVSAGNMLSHVGHVILGMNTVQLYMKVPGSRTPGHQENNNFCSININIGPGDCEWFAVPDAYWGVICTLCERNNINYLHGSWWPSLEDLQEENIPVYRFLQRPGDLVWVNAGCVHWVQAVGWCNNIAWNVGPLTPRQYQLAIERYEWNKLQSFKSIVPMVHLSWNLARNIKVSERRLFELIKKCLLKTMRQCYLILEFVRSKGVEVRFHGRGKNEASHYCGQCEIEVFNILFIREQEKRHVVHCMDCARKQAPSLEGFVCLEEYRMSDLMAVYDNFILHPSPSAATSVSTSQSS from the exons ATGCTCAAGATAAACGCTGACTTCGAAGCAGCCCTGAAACATCTCACCTTAGCTCTTATCGACGCAACAACACCCGCATCGTTTTCTAAACTCGAGA taaaATTTCACATCGCTCACTTATACGAGGTGCAAGGAAAGTATCGACTAGCCAAAGAGCACTACGAGGGTCTCCTCAAGGAGAAGGCCTTACCCTCGCATTTGCAGGCTGATATATGCCGACAGTTAG GATGGATGTACCACGTGGTTGACTGTTCGATACTCGGTGTTACCAGACCGCAAAAGCAGACGATAGCGATAAAGTGTCTACAACAATCAATCGAAGCTGAACCAAAGAGTGGTCAGAGTTTGTATCTTTTGGGCAGGTGTTTAGCCGCCTCTGGAAAAGTTCACGACGCTTTTATAGCTTACAg AAATTCGGTGGAAAAATCTGAGGGCAATGCCGACACTTGGTGCAGCATAGGGGTTCTTTATCAGCAGCAGAATCAGCCTATGGACGCACTTCAGGCTTACATATGCGCTGTACAGTTGGATAAATCACATTCGGCCGCTTGGACTAATCTTGGTATACTTTACGAAAGTGTTAGCCAACCGAAAGACGCCCTTGCTTGTTACGTGAATGCGTcgag GGGAAACAACAATACACCAAGCGCTGCAGTTCCTCTCACGGGTATTGCTGGTGCGAAGAAGGGCAACGGTGGTGGGACACCAATGAACCCATCGCTCCAACACCGCATAACATTTCTTCAGAATCATTTAAGCCAGGCACCGATGCCTTCCATTGCTACCAA AAGGCGGCAGTTGCCATCAATCGAGGAAGCTTGGAATCTACCGATCAGTGCTGAAATGTCAAGTaggcaacagcaacagcaacaaacGCAGAGCGGCGTCGGTTACAAGTATAATTCGGCACCGCCGGGTCCTCCGCCTCCGTATCCTCAAGCACAGGGGCAGAATATCAACACAAAACGattcaaa CCTGGAGAAGAGCCGATATCTCCAGTAGCTCAGCAGCGAGCGCCTCCGTTTTACCTATCTTCGCAGCAACTTCAGATGCTTCATTTCCTCCAACAAAATCACGGTAGCCTAACGCCTCAGCAGCAGGGTTTGCTAGCCCAGTTGCAACACTCGTACAGAGCAATGCAGCAGCATCAACAACACTGCAGACTGCAACAGCAGCAGGCTGCACAGCGCGGACTAAGACCTGGACAACCCGGTTATCCGACGCTTTACGCTCACGCGCCGCCCGGTCAGCCCGGGGTTGTCAAAAATTACGGAATCCCACAGCAGCCG CAAGGAGGAACGGTCGCTCTTCAGACCGGTTTCTCGGATTCTAACATCGGTTACAATGCGGCGGCAACTGGAAACGCTCAACAATCACCAGGCATGCCTTATAAATCAGCCTCAGACCCGAATTACCCTCAACGCCAGGTTCCAGGCAGCGGGCAGTTCAACCAGTATCAGTCTAATCAGTACGCAGCTCAGGGTTACACTCAGATATCGTCAACGACTAACAGCTATCCCGAGGGATCGGCAGGGAACAAGGATCTCGGTGTCACAGATCAGGAACTCCAGGCTCTTCTTTCTCAGAAAGATATTGCCACTTCTCTAGCTGAGGATCTTCTAAAACACTTTGGTTCTGAAGATCTCGACGTGAAGGAGGATCCAAATACGATCACGAACCACGGCACACCCG GGACGCTGAGTTCTGGACCATTTTCACCGTCAAATATAGACGAAGCGACGAGTGAAAAGGTGAAAGACATAAAGGTAGAAAAATTGGACGATTCTCATCCGCCGGCGTCGGCAATGGCATCCTCGAGACCAGAAGGTCATTTAGCAAAGCGCTATAGAAAATCATCGCCAACAGTAGAAACGATAAAATGCGAGGCCACTTCGAGCACCAGTAAAATTGAACCTCACGTCAGGGTCGAACCCGTCCTCAAACTTGAAAGCCTCTGTGAAACCCAACCTGAGAACGAACTTAGCATAGATATGGACGCGAGATCTATCCTGGATAGTTCCATCGGTCAAG GTCTGAAAGGCGTTCCCAATTGCTCGATACTCAGTGACAAATCGTCACCACCGGCGCCTCCGGATCCGCCGACACAGCGTCTAACCAGAGAACAGTTGTTGCCACCGACGCCAAGTGTTTACCTGGAGAACAAAAAGGACGCGTTCGGCCCGCAGCTCCAAGAGTTCTGTCTGAAACACCCAATAGCTGTGATCCGAGGGCTTGCTGCTGCCCTAAAACTGGACCTCGGCCTCTTCTCAACAAAGACGCTAGTCGAGGCAAATCCTGACCACGGGATCGAAGTCAGGACGCAGCTACAACAAACGAGCGATGAGAACTGGGATCCGGTCATGTCACGGAAGGTTTGGGGCTGCATAAGCCACCGAAGCCACACGACAATAGCGAAATATGCGCAATATCAGGCCTCCAGTTTTCAGGACAGCCTGAAGGAAGAGAGGGAGAAATCGCAGGGCGTTCACACCGCCAATTTATCCGATTCCGACTCTAAGGACAGTACCGGTGTCGtcagaaggaaaaaaaacgtttttggATTGATGGGAAAACCAGGATCCAAAATGCTCAGGTTCGGCACCAACGTCGATCTTTCCGACGAAAGGAAGTGGCGGATCCAGCTTCACGAACTCATGAAGCTCCCTGCCTTTGCCAGGGTCGTTTCTGCTGGAAATATGCTCAGTCATGTCGGGCATGTCATTCTTGGAATGAACACTGTTCAGCTTTACATGAAG GTGCCGGGAAGTCGAACGCCGGGTCATCAAGAGAACAACAACTTTTGTTCGATCAACATAAACATTGGTCCAGGTGACTGTGAGTGGTTTGCAGTACCGGATGCGTATTGGGGTGTAATATGCACTCTCTGTGAAAGAAATAACATCAATTATTTGCACGGGAGCTGGTGGCCTTCTCTGGAAGATCTTCAAGAAGAAAATATCCCTGTTTATCGGTTCTTGCAGAGACCTGGCGACCTCGTTTGGGTCAATGCCG GATGTGTTCATTGGGTCCAAGCGGTCGGCTGGTGCAACAACATCGCTTGGAACGTCGGTCCTCTCACACCGCGCCAATATCAGCTAGCGATCGAGAGATATGAGTGGAACAAGCTTCAGTCATTCAAGTCCATAGTTCCCATGGTTCATTTGTCATGGAACTTGGCAAGGAATATCAAAGTCTCGGAACGCCGACTGTTTGAGCTTATAAAAAAATGCCTTCTCAAAACGATGAGGCAGTGCTACTTGATACTGGAATTCGTAAGGAGCAAAGGCGTTGAGGTCAGGTTTCACGGCAGAGGGAAAAACGAGGCGTCTCATTATTGCGGACAGTGCGAG ATCGAAGTATTCAACATACTCTTCATCCGTGAGCAAGAAAAAAGGCACGTAGTCCACTGCATGGACTGCGCGCGTAAACAGGCGCCTTCACTGGAAGGTTTCGTGTGTCTAGAAGAATACAGAATGTCTGATCTGATGGCGGTTTACGACAATTTCATCCTCCATCCTTCGCCGTCAGCGGCAACATCTGTTTCGACGAGTCAATCCTCTTGA